The nucleotide window ATCACGCGCTGATGCGCGAGGGGCTGAAACAGATTTTTGCGCTGGATGACAAGATAGATGTGGTCGGCGAAGCGGGCGATGGCGGCCAGGTGCTGGAACGGCTGCGGCTCGGCGGGCTGGATCTGCTGCTGCTGGATATTTCGATGCCGGGGATCAGCGGAGAAGATCTGATTAACCGCATCCATTCTCAGTATGCTTCGCTGCCGATACTGGTGCTGAGCATGTTCAATGAGCCGCAGATCGCCCGTCGCGTGCTGAACTGCGGTGCGCTGGGCTATATCACCAAAGATAAGAACCCCGATGCGCTGCTGGCCGCCATCCGTAGCGTAGCCAAAGGCTCTCGCTATATCGATCACGATTTAGCCCAGGAGATTGTCTTTGCTGAATACCAGAACGGCAACCGTGCCTTGCATGAGACGCTAACCACCAGAGAACGCCAGATCCTTCTGATGCTGGCACACGGGGAAACCATCAACGCGATTGCCGATGCGCTGTCGATCAGCAACAAAACCGTCAGCACCTATAAATCGCGCATGATGGAGAAGATGCAGTTCTCAAGCAACGCCGATATTGTGAAATATGCCATCAGCCACCAGCTGGTGCAGTAACCTCAGGCGGCTGGGCTTCAGCCGCTTCCTCTGCGGGCGCTTCCGGCTGGAAATCTCTTCGTAAACGCTTGCTGACCAGAAACACCGGCGAAGCCAGGAACAGCAGCAGGCTGCCAGCCATGCCGCACACTAACAGACTGATGCAGCCTGCCCACCCCTCTCCTGCCGTCACGCCCGCAATCACCAGCGACAAAATAAAGAAAAACGAAAGGGTCAGGCTGACCGGCCAGATGTTGGTGATATCCATATCGCTTAACGCCATTTTTACCGGCTTTTGCGCCCATTTTGCCGCCAGCGCCTCCGTTTTTATCGCTTCATTCACGGCCAGCAGATCGATACAGGGCGCAACAAAATCCTCGGCGGGCAGAGGATTATAGAGCTCGCTGAAGACGCGATCCGTGGGGGGGAACGTCAACGGCCAGCTGCCGCTGTGCACGCCATAAGTGGTCAGCGCGGGAAGAGTGATGCGTGGCCACAGCACAGGTTGCAGATAACGGTCGTTCAGCACGACCCAACTTTGCCGCGTCTGCCCTTTTGT belongs to Erwinia pyri and includes:
- a CDS encoding response regulator, whose amino-acid sequence is MSEVIRLVIADDHALMREGLKQIFALDDKIDVVGEAGDGGQVLERLRLGGLDLLLLDISMPGISGEDLINRIHSQYASLPILVLSMFNEPQIARRVLNCGALGYITKDKNPDALLAAIRSVAKGSRYIDHDLAQEIVFAEYQNGNRALHETLTTRERQILLMLAHGETINAIADALSISNKTVSTYKSRMMEKMQFSSNADIVKYAISHQLVQ